DNA from Asticcacaulis sp. ZE23SCel15:
TGAACACGCAAAAAATAGTCAGGGTGACTTCCGCGGCCCGGATCAGCACAGCAGGGCGGCTCGCATCATCAGGTGCGGCAGCGGTCTCGGTCCGGTAAAGGGCGGCGGTCATGGCCCGGACATTAAGCCTAAAAGGTCAAAATCTTCTTAGCTGCAAAGCTGGTCACTAATCCAAAATAATCTGGCGCAGTTCCATCTGCTTCAGGCGCTCAATTTCGCGTTGCTCCCGCGCCAGCCGATCCGCCTCTATGGCCCGGTCACGCAGGTGTTCAATAGCCCGCCAGACCGACGCGATTTCGTCGTGCGAATGATGGACATGGGCCGGGTCGTGGTGCGGATGGGCGTCAGGAATGGGCGTGTCGTATTTGCCCTCGGATACGCTGATGATAGCGTTGGCAATGGTCTTTAGCGGCTTTGAGATGAACTCCACGACGATCCACACCGATATGGCGACCATGAGTACGATCCCCATAATGGCCACCGTCATGAAATGAATGGCGCGTTTGGCGTTATATTCGCGCGCGATGGCCTGATGATTGGCTAAGTCCTTACGTGAGGCCAGAACTGCCTTTTCGACATCGGCCTGAAAGGCGATGCGGCGAGCGCGGGCGCGCTCATTATTGCCCAGTTTGTCCGCTTCGGCGGGCGATACCGTCGTCCCTAGCCGGATAAGTTCGCGGCGGAAGGTTATAAAATCCGCGGCCTGCTTTTCGATGACCCCAAAGCTGGCCAACTTGGCCGGTCCGCCATTGACGCGCCAGTCTTCCAGGGTCTGTTCGATTTCAGTGAGGTCGTTCTCCAGCCGCTTGGCAAAGACGCGGGCTGAGGTGGTGTCTTTTGACAGATATATGCCGCGTGATTCCATGACGGCGCTGGAGACCAGATAGTTGAGATGTTCACCGTAATAGGTGTTGTCATAGGACAGACCGTAATTTTTCATCATCCGGTCATAGTCGCGGATGGTCAGTACGCCCAGCGCGGCAATCGCCAGTGCCATGACCGCAAACGCCCCGACAAGGGCAAGTATTCTGGACTTGATCGACATGGGTATCTCCCTGCCTTTATGTTTCTGCACGCAGATACCGGATATCGGCGTGTATTTCCCTGTGGTAGTTTTATGCCTTACTCAGCCGGTAAGTTTTTTGATGTACTGAATATATTATGCCTAAACGCGCAAATAGCAATGATTGATAAATCAGGCCTTTGTGATGCGGGCAAGACCTGTTTTCGGTGACGCAATACTTTTGCGGGTGCGAACGAATATTGTGCGCACCTTAATCCAGCAGGATCTGACGCATTTCGAGGGAGCGTTTCGCCTCGGCGTCTCTTTCGGCCTTTGCGGTGACTTCGGCGGCCTGAGCGCGTTCGGCCAGCAGGCTTAAGGATTTCCAGACGGTGGTGATTTCCGCGCCCGCCTGTGCGGCGGGCGGTTGGGTTTTGGCGGCGGCATAATCGCCTTCGGAGACGCGTATAATGGTCGAGGCCAGCGTCTGCATCGGGCGGGAAATATAGGTGATCGCCCACCATAGCGACAGGCCGATCATACTCACCAGCCCAAAGCCGACGATGACCACAAAATGCATGATGCGCCCGTCGCCATAGTTGCTGGCGATTTCACGATGGCGATCAAGTTCACGCCGGTTCATATCAACCCAGTGGCTAAGATCAGCCTGATACTGGGTGCGGGTATAGCGGTTGGTTTCATTATTACCATGACGGTCGGCGGCGGCCGGAGAGACCTGCGTGCCGAGGCGAATAAGCTCACGCCGGAACGCGACAAAGGCCTGGGTCTGGGTAACAAGCTCAGAGCTCAGGGTTGGCGGTTCGTTCAGTACGGTCTCGATGTCCTGAAGGTTGCGCTCAAGGCGGGCGGCGAACAACTTAGCGTCTTCGGTGTTGCGGGCGTGATAGATGCCGCGCGATTCCGCCACAGCGCTGGAAACCAACCCGTTGAGGTGCTCAGCCTTATGGGCGGTTTCATGGGTTTGCGTATACTGGGCCAGCATGCGGCTGTAGTCGGCAATGCTGACCACGCCCAATACGGCAATGGCCAGTGCCATGACCGCAAACCCGGCGACCAGCGCCAGAAACCTCGATCGGATCGACATGAAGACCCCACATACGCTTACTACCATCCCCCTAGGGATCGTTTCGATCCTGATTGAGCGGTATAAATGTAAAATAGAGGTGAATAACCACGGAGTTAAAGAGGTTATGTCTTTGAAACCGGAAATAAAAAGGGCTCCGCACATTACATGCGAAGCCCTTAATGGTAATTCGTGGCGGCTCTATTTTTAGTGGTTATCTCTTGGCAGGCCCTTGGTTTGGGCGATGCGTTGATAGGCCACGGCGTTTTCAAGCGCGGCACCGGTATCCATTTGCCCGACGACAGCACGTTGCATTTCCTGCCACGGCGTCTGGTGCTCAGGGTACTTAAAGCCACCAGCGGCGTCGAGGGCGGCGCGGCGCTCAGCGATCTCCGCATCCGAAATCAGCACATTGACGGTGTTGGTGTTGAGGTCAACGCGCACGCGGTCATCGGTCTTGAGGATAGCGAGGTTGCCACCTGCTGCGGCTTCCGGAGAGGCGTTGAGGATTGACGGCGACCCCGACGTGCCGGACTGACGGCCATCGCCGATACAGGCCAGTGACTTGATGCCGCGTTTCAGCAGATAGTCAGGGCAGCGCATGTTGACGACTTCGGCGGCACCCGGATAACCGATGGGGCCTGCGCCGCGCATGAACAGGATGCAGTGCTCATCAATGCCCAGCGCCGGATTATCGATGCGGTGGTGATAATCTTCGGGGCCGTCAAACACTATAGCGCGGCCTTCAAAAGCGTTCAGGTCAGCCGGGTTGTTTAGATAGCGCTCACGGAACTCAGGCGAGATCACCGAAACCTTCATGATGGCCGAGGTGAACAGGTTGCCCGACAGAACGCGGAAGCCAGCGTTTTCCTTAAGCGGCTTTTCAAACGGACGAATGACGTTTTCGTCTTCGATAATGGCGTCACGGCAGTTGTCACCGATGGTCTTACCGTTCACCGTCATGGCGTCTTCATGGATCAGGCCATGCTTGATCAACTGACCCACAACGGCGGGGACGCCGCCGGCATGGTGATAATCTTCGCCGAGATATTCACCGGCGGGCATCAGGTTGACGATCAACGGCACTTCTTCGCCGTACTGCTGCCATTCCTCAACCTTGAGGTCCACGCCGATATGGCGGGCCAGAGCGTTGAGGTGGATAGGCGCGTTGGTCGACCCGCCAATGGCCGAATTGACGCGGATGGCGTTGATGAAGGCTTCCTTGGTCAGGATGTCCGAAGGCTTGAGGTCTTCGTGAACCATCTCGACAATGCGCTTACCCGTGCGGTTGGCGCATTCCTGACGGTCGCGGTGCGGGGCCGGAATAGCCGCAGAGTAGGGCAGTTGCATCCCCAGCGCTTCGGCCAGAGAGTTCATGGTCGTGGCCGTGCCCATGGTGTTGCAGTAGCCGGTCGAAGGTGCGGATGACGCCACCAGCTTGATGAAGCCCTGATAGTCGATCTCACCGGCGGCCAGCAGTTCGCGGGCCTTCCAGACGATGGTGCCGGAGCCCGTGCGCTCACCCTTGTACCAGCCGTTAAGCATAGGCCCGACCGACAGCGCGATTGACGGGATATTGACGGTGGCGGCGGCCATCAGGCAGGCGGGGGTGGTCTTATCGCAGCCGATGGTCAGGACGACACCATCTAGCGGATAGCCATAGATGATCTCAACCAGCCCCAGATAGGCCAGATTACGGTCAAGGCCCGCAGTCGGACGCTTACCGGTTTCCTGAATCGGGTGAACCGGAAACTCCAGCGGAATACCGCCCGATGAGATGATGCCGTCACGGATATGCTTGGCCAACTCAATGTGATGGCGGTTACACGGGCTTAAGTCCGATCCCGTCTGCGCGATGCCGATGATCGGCTTATCCGATTGCAGGTCTTCGAGCGACAGGCCGAAGTTCATGTAGCGCTCAAGATAAAGCGCCGTCATGTCAGCATTGTCGGGATTGTCAAACCAGGCGCGCGAACGAAGCTGGGTTTTGGAACGGGAAACGGAATCGGACATAAGGCTAAGTACTTCGGTCTTTTATTGGGTTACGAAAAGGTGGTGAACCGTGGTCTGGGTATAGGTCTGGCCGGGGTTCAGGCGTGTGGTCGGGAATTCCGGACGGTTAGGGCTGTCGGGGTAGTGCTGGGTCTCAAACGCCACCGCGTCACCCATGCGTGTCACCTGACCACCCTTGCCGGGGATTTTGCCGTCGAGGAAGTTGCCGGTATACATCTGAACGCCCGGTTCGGTCGTCAGGATCTTGAGGCCGCGACCGGATGTGGCGTCGGTCAAAGTAACCGCCAGTTTCGGGGTCTTGGTCAGACCGCCGCGCACCAGATAGTTATGGTCGATGCCGAGGCCGACCAGAATTTGCGGATGGCGGGCATCGCGAACCTTGGAACTGATCAGGGCAGGGGTCGTAAAGTCAAACGGTGTGCCCTTGACCGAAGCAATCTCGCCGGTCGGAATGGCCGTGGCTGTGGTCGGCAGGTACGAATCCGCCTCCAGTTGCAGGGTGGCGTCCAGCGCGCTGCGGCCAGAGCTTACGCCGCCCAGATTGAACAGCGAATGGTTGGTCAGGTTGACCACAGTCGGTTTATCGGTCGTGGCCTTATAGCTGATGGTCAGGTCGTTAGCATCGCTCAAAGCATAGGTCACAAAGACCTTGACTGTGCCGGGATAGCCTTCTTCGCCATCGGGAGAGACATAGGACAAAGTCACCGAAGCGGTCGGGCCGGATTTGACCTCTTCGACCTTCCAGACCACCTTGTCCCAGCCCTTAAGACCGCCGTGCAGGTGGTTGCCGTTATTGTTGGTGGCCAGGGTATATTCCTTGCCATCGAGCGTGAATTTGCCCAGCGCGATACGGTTGGCATAGCGGCCAACGGTGACGCCCAGATACTGCGGCGTATCGACATAGCCATCGATGGTGTCATAGCCGATAACGATATCGTCAGCCTTGCCCGCCTTATCCGGCACGATCAGCGACTGAAGCGTCGCGCCATAAGCAATGACCTTGGCCGAAACGCCTTTGGAGTTCTTAAGCTCGACGGCTTCGATCTTGGTGCCGTCTTTCAACGCGCCAAAGTCGCCCTTGGTGGCGGTGGCGGCCAGCGCGGTCGAAGACATCAAAAGGGCGGCAAGCGTCAGGCCTGCAGCTACGGCAAAAGATTTCATTATCGGTCTCTCCTGTGTAAGGTCTTCGGTCTTGCGTCATGGTGCCGAAGTCATCGGGGCCATGTCAGACTCTGTTCAGCCAGTCTTTTAGCCTTGTGACTAAAGTCCGACAATAGCTGATTTTATTATCATACAAAATAAGGCGGCCCTCACTAAGGCAATCCTCTGAAAAAGGCTCAGCCCGGAAGGTTTAAGTTTGCGGCGACATGCTTTTTTGCGTGTCCTCTAACGCCATGCGCACCAGCGATTCCATGCACCAGCGGGCGGCGGAGGCATCGCCGCGCTCAATCGCTTCGAATACGCGGGCATGATCGGGAATAGGGTCGCGGCTTAGGGACTGATGGCGCTGCTTGTAGCGGGTGGTCCAGCTTACCGCCGCCCCGATGGTCGTGCTGAGCGAGGCCAGCGCCTCGTTATGGGTGGCGAACATCAGGGTGTGGTGAAATTCCAGATCGGCCATGCGTCCGGCCTCACTGGCTAAAGTTTCGGCTTCCATGACCTCAAGCGCCTTGCGCATCCGCTCGATCTGATCCGGCGTGCGTCGCTCGGCTGCAAGGGCGGCGGCGGCGGGCTCGGTAATCAGCCGTAGTTCAAACAGCCCCTTGATGAAATCCTCAGACGGTTCGGTTTCAAACATCCAGCCCAGAACTTCCGGGTCGAGGATGTTCCAGCGATCGCGCTCAGTGACGCGGGTGCCGATCTTGGGCCGGCTTTCGACCATGCCTTTGGAGGCCAGAATCCGGATCGCCTCACGGTAGGCCGAGCGCGATATATCGAGCGATTCGCTGGAGTTGATTTCATTGGGCAGGATATCGCCGGACTTATAGACCCCTCCCAGGATCTGAACGCCCAGATTGTGCGCCAGCGCGCCGTGCAGGCGTCCCTGAAACGCCGCGCGGAACATGTCATGTCCGCCCGTCGCGGGGGTGAAGGTCAGGGGATGCTGTGTTTTATTATCGGTAAGCGTTGGTTTCCTCATGATCAATGCATGACATTTTCGCTGATATTTGACAAAGTTATTTTTAATCAGGCCCGTGATTTGCGCTTTACGACGCATATTTGTCTGACTATATCAATCGGCCTGATGTTCCGTGCGGAACACGCCCAAAAACCATATACGGGAGCCCGTCATGACCCTGCGCCTTATTCAATTCGTAACTGCCACAGGCGAACGCCGTGTCGCCGCCGCTCAGGATGACGGTTCGGCGCAAGTGGTGAACGGCGTGTCCTCGACCTACGAACTGGCGACCGCGGCTATCCGCGAAGGGATTTCGCTGGATGCCAAGGTCACGGCTTTGGGATTGGGTGAGGCGGTTGAAATTGCGACAGCCTTGTCCGAAGGCCGCGTTCTGGCCCCGATCGATCACCCCGATTCGGCCCACCTGCACGTCACCGGCACGGGCCTGACGCACTTGGGTTCAGCCGAAAGCCGCAACAAGATGCACCAGGCGGCCGCGTCCGGCGAAGAAAACCTGACCGATTCCATGCGCATGTTCCTGATGGGCGTTGAAGGCGGTAAGCCCGAAGCCGGTAAGGTCGGTGCGCAGCCGGAATGGTTCTACAAAGGCAATGGCTCGACGCTGGTGGGGCCGAACGTGCCGCTGGAATCGCCAAGCTTTGCCGAAGACGCCGGCGAAGAGCCTGAAATGGCAGGCATCTATATCATCGGTGACGACGGCAACGCCTATCGTCTGGGCTTTGCGCTCGCCAACGAATTTTCCGATCACATTGTTGAGAAGCAAAACTATCTGTGGCTGGCCCACTCAAAGCTGCGTCCGGCGTCAATCGGCGTTGAAATCCGCACCGGCGACCTGCCGAAAAGCGTCGAAGGCACCGCCCGCATCACCCGCGGCAACGAAGTGGTCTGGGAAAAGCCGTTCCTGTCGGGTGAGGACAACATGTCCCATACCTTCGCCAACCTTGAATATCACCACTTTAAATATGCCCTGTTCCGTCAGCCGGGTGACATCCATGTCCATTGCTTTGGCACCTCGACCGCCTCGTTCGGCGACGGCATTCGCACGCAGGACGGCGATGTGTTTGAAATCGAAGCGACGCCGTTTGTGTTCGGTCTGCGCAATGAACTGACGACGACCAAGGAAGAAAAGATCGTGGTCCGCGCGCTGTAAGCCACTGGTGCCAATCTGATGAAAAAGCCCGCCTCAGTTAGAGGCGGGCTTTTTTAATGGAGCGGAAATATTCCGCTCAAGCCGCCACCAGCGGCGCGGCCAAGGTGGCGGAGCCACCGCCCGGCGAGGGACTAAAGATAAGCTTAGGTCATTATGTCATAATGATCTAAGCGGGCGGGTTGTGCTTTTCCAGAAACGCGATGATGGCGTTCGAGCTTTCCAGTCGCTTTTCCTCATTTGAACCCCAGTGATCCTCACCTTTCAGTTCGATAAAGGTGACGTCCTTGCCAGCCTTTTTCAGGGCGCGCTCCATTTTGCGGCTTTGGCCGATATCGACGATGATATCATCCTTGCCATGGATCAGAAGAATGGGGATGGTGACCTTGTCGACATAGTTGATCGGTGAAATCTCATCCAGAGTCTTCTTATCACCGACCGAGCGTTTCAGAGACAGTACCACGGTACTGGTCGACGATCCGGTCTGGTTGGTGTCGAAACTCAGCATGGCCTTAATATCGCTGATACCTGCCACTGATACCGCGCACCGGTAAACGCCGAGATCAAGGGTTGCTCCCGCCAGTGCCGCATAACCACCATAGGACGCCCCGACAATGGCGACGCGCTTAAGGTCGATAGTCCCGTCCTTAGCCAGATAACGCACCCCGTCGGACAGGTCGGTCTGCATCTTACGACCCCACTGGCCGTAACTGGCTTCAACGAAGTCGCCGCCATAGCCGGTCGATCCGCGGAAATTGGGTTGCAGGACGGCATAGCCGCGTGAGGCGTAAAGCTGGGATTCCCAGTCAAAGCTTGAGGTATCGCGCACATGGGGCCCGCCGTGCGGTAGGACGATCAGCGGCAGGTTTTTGGCTTCACGGTTAGGCGGCAGGGTCAGGTAACCATGAATTTCCAAACCATCTGCGGCCTTATACTTGATCGGTTTTTTCTGGGTGATCCATTCGGCGGGCAGGTCGGGGTAGCTTTGCCCGACGGGTAGGGATGAGCCCGCACCAAAATCGATAAAATAGTAGGTGCCGGGATCACCGGAGCTTTCGCCGTAAATTAGGACTTTACGCGGGTCTTCTTCGGCAAATTCATAGATTGAGACATTATATTCTGGCATAGCCCCTTTGCACAGGTCAGCCAGTTTCTGCATCCGTGGATCATTATATTCGTATGTCACCCAGTCATCCCAGCGGGCAAAACCGGCAAACAGTTTGGTGGTCGGGTGGAACATCGGGCTACGGTTGTAGCCGTCCTTATCCAGTGGCTCCGAGAAGGTGCCGTCGGCGCTGACTTCCAAATACTCACCGGCATTATCGCCAGCATCGATATAGATAATGACCGATTGTTCGGTGCGGCCAAGCCCAATGAGTGAGGGGTAATCAACGGCCTCTTTTACTTTGTAGATTTTTTTCCAGCCTCCCTTGGGCTGACGGTATTCTAACGTCCATTCCTTACGGATGCGGTCGTGATGCGAGCGGGCAACCGGTAAGCCACTGGGAGTTACAACCCAGTTGTGAGTGTAGCTGTATGCTTCGTCAATGAGTTTGCCGCGGTAAGATTCCAAGTCAAATTTATAAAGGCAGAGTGGATATAGGTCGTGATCAATTTTGTAGTTAGAGGCCGTAACGTAATATTTGCCCTCATGCTTGATGCGCCTTAACCCGCCTTCGACGGTGTTGTAAAAGCCGTCCATCCGGTCAAACAGGGTTTTAAGCGTGTTCGTGCGGATGTCGATAATATGGGCCAGCCAATGCTCCTGACGACTGCCGGTAAACTCACTCAGGCCCACGGTGGCGGAGGTGCTGACCAGTACGTGATCATTACTGGCCCAGAAGACGCTGCGAACCTTGGCGTCGCCCAAGTTGCGGCGGGTGGTTTTGTTGGTCGCTATCTCATAGGTGACTAGATAGAACACTCCGCTACTACGGGTGATAAGAGCGATGTGTTTGCCATCCGGCGACAGGCTTACATCTTCAATCTGTGGCGATCTGACATAGGTTTCAACCGAAGGCCGGGGCGGGAGGGGCTCATCTGGCTTTGGTCCCTGAGCCTCCGACATAGCTCTTACCGCGATGGCGTTCAGCGACAGTGCCCCCATACCCGCCAGCATGGCGCGGCGGTCCATATGTCCCCCCATAATCTACTCCCGTAATGCCCGTGCCCCACGCACTAAATAAGGATTTTATACTTATGGTTTTAAAATACACAAGTCAGATAGAGGGTTAACGCGGTAATTCCTTAAGCGAAGGCATCTGGTTGCGGAACCAGGTCATCTGGCGCTTGGCGTAGTTGCGGGTCTTTTGCTGGGCCAGGGCGCGGGCGGCCTCCAGCGTCATATCTCCCTGAATACAGGCGCTTATTTCGGAAAGCCCCAAAACCCGCATGATCGGCCATTCGGGTTTGAGACCGCTGACCATCAGGGCCTCTACCTCTTCCAACACCCCATTTTCCAGCATCATATCAAAGCGGTGGTCGCAGCGCGAGTACAGCCATTCGCGATCGGGCCGCAACACCTCAAGGTGGTAAGAGCCTTGCGGTAAAATAGGTGCATTGGTCTTTTGCCAGTCGCTCAAAGCCCTGCCAGTTTCCAGCCAGACCTCATAGGCCCGCGTCAGGCGTTGCTGGTCATTGGGCAGAATGCGGGCGCAGGCTTCGGCATCGACCGATAGCAACAGGCCGCGAAACGCCTCTTCGCCCATGTCAATATAGGCCTGGCGCGCCTGAGTTCGCGCGTGATCGCCGATTTCCGGTATTTCGGCAAGGCCTCGGATAAGGCTGAGGAAATATAGCCCCGTCCCCCCGACGACGCACAGGGCGGTATCTCCGCGCAAGGCGGCATCGATAAATGGCTGAGCTGCCCGCAGCCACTGCCCGGTCGACCACATCTGATCTGGCCCCAGATGACCATACAGCACATGGCGGGCTATGGCCTCATCATCGGCAGAAGGGCGGGCGGTTAGCGTAGGTACTGCCTCATAAAGCTGCATGGAATCGGCATTGAGTATAATGCC
Protein-coding regions in this window:
- the miaA gene encoding tRNA (adenosine(37)-N6)-dimethylallyltransferase MiaA; amino-acid sequence: MSASPPHLLLLAGPTASGKSALALDWAVKTGGIILNADSMQLYEAVPTLTARPSADDEAIARHVLYGHLGPDQMWSTGQWLRAAQPFIDAALRGDTALCVVGGTGLYFLSLIRGLAEIPEIGDHARTQARQAYIDMGEEAFRGLLLSVDAEACARILPNDQQRLTRAYEVWLETGRALSDWQKTNAPILPQGSYHLEVLRPDREWLYSRCDHRFDMMLENGVLEEVEALMVSGLKPEWPIMRVLGLSEISACIQGDMTLEAARALAQQKTRNYAKRQMTWFRNQMPSLKELPR
- a CDS encoding S9 family peptidase — protein: MGGHMDRRAMLAGMGALSLNAIAVRAMSEAQGPKPDEPLPPRPSVETYVRSPQIEDVSLSPDGKHIALITRSSGVFYLVTYEIATNKTTRRNLGDAKVRSVFWASNDHVLVSTSATVGLSEFTGSRQEHWLAHIIDIRTNTLKTLFDRMDGFYNTVEGGLRRIKHEGKYYVTASNYKIDHDLYPLCLYKFDLESYRGKLIDEAYSYTHNWVVTPSGLPVARSHHDRIRKEWTLEYRQPKGGWKKIYKVKEAVDYPSLIGLGRTEQSVIIYIDAGDNAGEYLEVSADGTFSEPLDKDGYNRSPMFHPTTKLFAGFARWDDWVTYEYNDPRMQKLADLCKGAMPEYNVSIYEFAEEDPRKVLIYGESSGDPGTYYFIDFGAGSSLPVGQSYPDLPAEWITQKKPIKYKAADGLEIHGYLTLPPNREAKNLPLIVLPHGGPHVRDTSSFDWESQLYASRGYAVLQPNFRGSTGYGGDFVEASYGQWGRKMQTDLSDGVRYLAKDGTIDLKRVAIVGASYGGYAALAGATLDLGVYRCAVSVAGISDIKAMLSFDTNQTGSSTSTVVLSLKRSVGDKKTLDEISPINYVDKVTIPILLIHGKDDIIVDIGQSRKMERALKKAGKDVTFIELKGEDHWGSNEEKRLESSNAIIAFLEKHNPPA
- a CDS encoding aldose epimerase family protein encodes the protein MKSFAVAAGLTLAALLMSSTALAATATKGDFGALKDGTKIEAVELKNSKGVSAKVIAYGATLQSLIVPDKAGKADDIVIGYDTIDGYVDTPQYLGVTVGRYANRIALGKFTLDGKEYTLATNNNGNHLHGGLKGWDKVVWKVEEVKSGPTASVTLSYVSPDGEEGYPGTVKVFVTYALSDANDLTISYKATTDKPTVVNLTNHSLFNLGGVSSGRSALDATLQLEADSYLPTTATAIPTGEIASVKGTPFDFTTPALISSKVRDARHPQILVGLGIDHNYLVRGGLTKTPKLAVTLTDATSGRGLKILTTEPGVQMYTGNFLDGKIPGKGGQVTRMGDAVAFETQHYPDSPNRPEFPTTRLNPGQTYTQTTVHHLFVTQ
- a CDS encoding IlvD/Edd family dehydratase, with the translated sequence MSDSVSRSKTQLRSRAWFDNPDNADMTALYLERYMNFGLSLEDLQSDKPIIGIAQTGSDLSPCNRHHIELAKHIRDGIISSGGIPLEFPVHPIQETGKRPTAGLDRNLAYLGLVEIIYGYPLDGVVLTIGCDKTTPACLMAAATVNIPSIALSVGPMLNGWYKGERTGSGTIVWKARELLAAGEIDYQGFIKLVASSAPSTGYCNTMGTATTMNSLAEALGMQLPYSAAIPAPHRDRQECANRTGKRIVEMVHEDLKPSDILTKEAFINAIRVNSAIGGSTNAPIHLNALARHIGVDLKVEEWQQYGEEVPLIVNLMPAGEYLGEDYHHAGGVPAVVGQLIKHGLIHEDAMTVNGKTIGDNCRDAIIEDENVIRPFEKPLKENAGFRVLSGNLFTSAIMKVSVISPEFRERYLNNPADLNAFEGRAIVFDGPEDYHHRIDNPALGIDEHCILFMRGAGPIGYPGAAEVVNMRCPDYLLKRGIKSLACIGDGRQSGTSGSPSILNASPEAAAGGNLAILKTDDRVRVDLNTNTVNVLISDAEIAERRAALDAAGGFKYPEHQTPWQEMQRAVVGQMDTGAALENAVAYQRIAQTKGLPRDNH
- a CDS encoding FadR/GntR family transcriptional regulator translates to MFRAAFQGRLHGALAHNLGVQILGGVYKSGDILPNEINSSESLDISRSAYREAIRILASKGMVESRPKIGTRVTERDRWNILDPEVLGWMFETEPSEDFIKGLFELRLITEPAAAALAAERRTPDQIERMRKALEVMEAETLASEAGRMADLEFHHTLMFATHNEALASLSTTIGAAVSWTTRYKQRHQSLSRDPIPDHARVFEAIERGDASAARWCMESLVRMALEDTQKSMSPQT
- the araD1 gene encoding AraD1 family protein translates to MTLRLIQFVTATGERRVAAAQDDGSAQVVNGVSSTYELATAAIREGISLDAKVTALGLGEAVEIATALSEGRVLAPIDHPDSAHLHVTGTGLTHLGSAESRNKMHQAAASGEENLTDSMRMFLMGVEGGKPEAGKVGAQPEWFYKGNGSTLVGPNVPLESPSFAEDAGEEPEMAGIYIIGDDGNAYRLGFALANEFSDHIVEKQNYLWLAHSKLRPASIGVEIRTGDLPKSVEGTARITRGNEVVWEKPFLSGEDNMSHTFANLEYHHFKYALFRQPGDIHVHCFGTSTASFGDGIRTQDGDVFEIEATPFVFGLRNELTTTKEEKIVVRAL
- a CDS encoding HAMP domain-containing protein, with amino-acid sequence MSIKSRILALVGAFAVMALAIAALGVLTIRDYDRMMKNYGLSYDNTYYGEHLNYLVSSAVMESRGIYLSKDTTSARVFAKRLENDLTEIEQTLEDWRVNGGPAKLASFGVIEKQAADFITFRRELIRLGTTVSPAEADKLGNNERARARRIAFQADVEKAVLASRKDLANHQAIAREYNAKRAIHFMTVAIMGIVLMVAISVWIVVEFISKPLKTIANAIISVSEGKYDTPIPDAHPHHDPAHVHHSHDEIASVWRAIEHLRDRAIEADRLAREQREIERLKQMELRQIILD